In Roseofilum capinflatum BLCC-M114, a genomic segment contains:
- a CDS encoding carboxypeptidase-like regulatory domain-containing protein, with the protein MRWKTLIPLGIVSLLAFSEKAIAHGVQIQHHQIPAVQIQATYDSGEPMDNAQVTIYAPDDPANPWMQGISDTQGEFVFVPEPGQTGTWTVRIRKAGHGQIFHIPNPEAQNSDSQASQPAIANATLGGYTSMQKGLMIASAIWGFIGTALFFSRSHPRSNRSQSNAHS; encoded by the coding sequence ATGAGATGGAAAACACTAATCCCACTAGGGATCGTCTCCCTGTTGGCGTTCTCGGAAAAAGCGATCGCCCATGGGGTACAAATTCAACATCATCAGATCCCGGCCGTTCAAATCCAAGCCACCTACGATTCTGGGGAACCGATGGATAACGCTCAAGTGACTATCTACGCTCCTGATGACCCGGCTAACCCTTGGATGCAAGGCATATCCGATACTCAAGGTGAGTTTGTTTTCGTACCCGAACCGGGTCAAACCGGAACATGGACAGTCAGAATTCGTAAAGCGGGGCATGGTCAAATTTTCCATATTCCCAACCCTGAAGCCCAAAACTCTGACTCTCAAGCCTCCCAACCGGCGATCGCCAATGCGACTTTAGGAGGGTATACTTCTATGCAAAAAGGCTTGATGATTGCCTCAGCGATCTGGGGATTTATCGGAACCGCCCTATTTTTCTCCCGCAGTCATCCCCGCAGTAATCGGAGTCAGTCGAATGCACATTCCTGA